The following are encoded together in the Capsulimonas corticalis genome:
- a CDS encoding MarR family winged helix-turn-helix transcriptional regulator gives MSIKEELALPSYRETVASCTCLNLRKANRAISHVYDEFLQPTGLRGTQVSLLMTVAREETSTMTQLADLLVTDLTTLSRNLKVLERDGLVKAAPGQDRRVREITLTAEGRAALERALPLWRQAQAYIKEHLGLEQWRGLISHLVQVAELTSPSRANAATR, from the coding sequence ATGTCCATCAAAGAAGAACTCGCCCTGCCCTCCTACCGGGAAACCGTGGCGAGCTGCACCTGTCTGAACTTGCGCAAGGCCAACCGCGCAATCTCGCATGTCTACGATGAGTTCTTGCAGCCAACGGGGCTGCGCGGGACACAGGTCAGTTTGCTGATGACGGTCGCACGGGAAGAAACGTCGACCATGACGCAGCTTGCCGATCTTCTCGTGACGGACCTGACGACTCTGTCTCGCAATCTGAAAGTTCTGGAGCGCGACGGCCTTGTCAAGGCCGCGCCCGGGCAAGATCGCCGGGTACGGGAGATCACGCTGACGGCGGAAGGCCGCGCGGCGCTGGAGCGCGCGCTTCCGCTCTGGCGGCAGGCGCAGGCGTATATTAAGGAACATCTGGGGCTTGAGCAGTGGCGCGGCCTGATCTCTCATCTGGTGCAGGTGGCGGAGCTCACCAGCCCGTCCCGCGCAAACGCCGCCACGCGATAA
- a CDS encoding endonuclease III domain-containing protein, giving the protein MSYGKPRHGNPDNPVDDLIYIILSNRTRIETACTVLENLARIFSCWEDVSPESRETIREIIRPAGLSGIKSLQIVSVLGQLKTDFGECSLDKLRTLPIIEVENYLTSLAGVSLKVAKCVMMYTMDFQVLPVDVHVHRIATRLGWIARKRADQSHEDLEELVPKEFRYSFHVDCVAHGVQLCHSRAPNCELCPIRSHCIFYKTTKGYE; this is encoded by the coding sequence ATGAGCTATGGCAAGCCTCGTCATGGGAACCCCGATAATCCAGTAGACGATTTGATCTATATCATTTTGTCCAATAGGACTCGCATCGAGACTGCTTGTACTGTCCTTGAAAACTTAGCACGCATTTTTTCATGCTGGGAAGACGTCAGTCCAGAATCTCGTGAAACAATTCGTGAAATAATTAGGCCAGCTGGCCTTTCCGGAATCAAGTCGCTTCAGATAGTATCAGTATTGGGACAGCTCAAAACGGACTTTGGAGAATGCAGTCTTGATAAACTTCGGACGCTGCCGATAATTGAGGTTGAAAATTACCTAACTTCTTTAGCTGGCGTCTCGCTGAAAGTTGCTAAATGTGTAATGATGTATACAATGGATTTTCAAGTACTCCCTGTAGACGTTCATGTCCATCGTATTGCAACCCGGCTAGGGTGGATTGCCAGAAAGCGTGCAGATCAATCACACGAAGACTTGGAGGAACTAGTTCCTAAAGAATTTCGTTACAGCTTTCATGTTGATTGCGTCGCTCATGGCGTGCAGCTATGTCATTCTCGCGCTCCGAATTGTGAGTTATGCCCAATTAGATCGCACTGTATATTTTATAAGACGACGAAAGGTTATGAATGA
- a CDS encoding endonuclease, protein MTSKSVTLNRYKLIAEYIFMQHYKDDASSFEFERTEIDVAAETLGVKRVLNVGDLIYYFRSRQPLPDSIAATAPVGFEWIIEDAGRSRYRFRCAKISRVLPQQNLQKIKIPDATPEMVARYALGDEQALLAKLRYNRLIDIFLGITSYSLQNHLRTTVGGTQIEVDELYVGVNRTGAHYVVPVQAKGGTDKITVIQTRQDLRFCAASFPDLICRAVAAQFMSEGVIAMFELALEEDELVVLMERHFRLVPSSQISVSDLKLYRIQENE, encoded by the coding sequence ATGACTTCTAAATCAGTAACTCTTAATCGCTACAAGCTTATAGCAGAATATATATTTATGCAGCATTATAAAGATGATGCATCCAGCTTCGAGTTTGAGCGTACTGAAATTGATGTCGCGGCTGAAACGTTGGGAGTCAAGCGTGTCCTAAATGTTGGAGACCTGATCTATTATTTTCGTTCGCGTCAGCCCTTACCAGATTCTATAGCGGCCACCGCCCCCGTTGGCTTTGAATGGATTATTGAAGATGCTGGCCGTAGCCGCTATAGATTTAGGTGTGCGAAAATTAGTAGAGTTCTACCGCAACAAAATCTACAAAAGATCAAAATTCCAGACGCAACGCCAGAAATGGTGGCACGTTATGCCTTAGGAGACGAACAAGCTCTTTTAGCAAAACTGCGCTACAATCGCTTAATCGATATTTTCCTAGGCATAACCTCTTATTCACTTCAGAATCATTTGCGAACGACCGTTGGTGGTACGCAAATAGAAGTTGATGAATTGTATGTTGGTGTAAATCGAACGGGTGCACATTACGTTGTGCCCGTGCAAGCCAAAGGTGGTACGGATAAAATCACAGTAATTCAGACGCGACAAGATTTACGATTTTGCGCCGCAAGTTTTCCCGATCTAATTTGCCGAGCAGTTGCAGCTCAGTTTATGAGTGAAGGCGTTATTGCTATGTTTGAGCTTGCTTTAGAAGAAGATGAGCTTGTAGTCTTAATGGAACGTCATTTCAGACTTGTTCCATCTTCACAAATTTCAGTTTCTGACTTGAAGCTATATCGTATTCAAGAAAATGAATAG
- a CDS encoding methylated-DNA--[protein]-cysteine S-methyltransferase, whose protein sequence is MIYYTQIDSPVDTITLTSDGAALTGVYMNEHKHAVLFADEWIRDDQAAPFPEAKRQLEEYFAGARTEFDLPLAPSGTPFQQTVWSTLREIPYGETITYGALAARLGNPNASRAVGLANGRNPISIIVPCHRVIGANGKLVGYGGGLGCKEILLATEKQHPQ, encoded by the coding sequence ATGATCTACTACACCCAGATCGATTCCCCCGTGGACACCATCACGCTGACCTCCGACGGCGCCGCCCTCACGGGCGTCTATATGAACGAGCACAAACACGCCGTTTTATTCGCCGACGAATGGATTCGCGACGATCAGGCGGCGCCGTTCCCCGAGGCAAAGCGGCAATTAGAAGAATATTTCGCGGGTGCGCGCACGGAGTTCGACCTGCCGCTCGCGCCCAGCGGCACACCGTTTCAGCAGACCGTATGGAGCACACTGCGCGAAATCCCCTACGGCGAGACAATCACCTATGGCGCGCTGGCGGCGCGCCTCGGAAACCCCAACGCCTCCCGGGCCGTCGGTCTGGCGAATGGCCGTAATCCGATCTCGATTATCGTCCCATGCCATCGCGTGATCGGAGCGAATGGGAAGTTAGTGGGATACGGCGGGGGCTTAGGCTGCAAAGAAATTCTGTTGGCGACGGAGAAGCAGCATCCCCAATAA
- a CDS encoding DNA-3-methyladenine glycosylase family protein, with translation MITANDNFLCELTFQPPYDWNALLRFLDSHATAGVEMVSNGVYYRTVVLGGAHGWIGVRPSEDSAALRVEASPTLAPIRSELMLDLRRQFDLDAEPDVIAKALGALAAPRPGLRIPGGFEPFELAARAILGQQISVRAATTVAGRFAAAYGAAAETPIPGLTHNFPSAEKVASLSVDQVASLGIIASRTRTILGLARAVSEGAISLAYGADPLETMARMRELPGIGEWTAQYVAMRALGWRDAFPHTDLVLCKALGEKNPKRVLALAERWRPWRSYAALHLWAEFHSSQETP, from the coding sequence ATGATAACCGCAAACGACAATTTCCTATGCGAGCTTACCTTTCAGCCGCCATACGATTGGAATGCCCTTCTGCGCTTTCTGGACTCTCACGCGACCGCCGGTGTGGAGATGGTTTCGAACGGCGTCTACTATCGCACGGTCGTTCTGGGCGGAGCCCACGGATGGATCGGCGTGCGCCCTTCGGAAGATTCGGCGGCCCTGCGCGTCGAGGCGTCCCCCACCCTTGCCCCCATCCGGTCGGAGCTCATGCTGGACCTGCGGCGGCAGTTCGATCTGGACGCCGAACCGGACGTGATCGCGAAGGCGCTCGGCGCGCTGGCGGCGCCCCGGCCTGGCCTTCGCATCCCCGGCGGGTTTGAACCCTTTGAACTTGCCGCCCGCGCCATCCTCGGGCAGCAGATCAGCGTCCGCGCGGCGACGACGGTCGCGGGGCGCTTCGCCGCCGCGTACGGAGCTGCGGCGGAGACCCCCATCCCAGGACTGACGCATAATTTCCCCAGCGCCGAAAAAGTTGCCTCTCTCTCCGTCGATCAAGTGGCGTCGCTGGGAATTATCGCCTCGCGCACGCGCACAATCCTCGGCCTGGCGCGCGCGGTCTCCGAAGGCGCGATCTCACTGGCGTACGGCGCGGATCCGCTAGAAACCATGGCGCGGATGCGAGAGCTGCCTGGGATCGGCGAATGGACGGCGCAATATGTCGCCATGCGCGCGCTGGGTTGGCGCGACGCATTTCCGCATACCGATCTCGTCCTTTGCAAAGCGCTGGGAGAGAAGAACCCAAAGCGAGTTCTCGCGCTCGCCGAACGCTGGAGACCGTGGCGGTCTTACGCGGCCCTGCATCTCTGGGCCGAATTTCATTCATCTCAGGAAACACCATGA
- a CDS encoding alpha/beta hydrolase has translation MAELTFSTKSKPSARRRIARTLVTIFTIPCVIYMALLTYLYFNQRALIFPGSLSQNKTNAHLSVAPSGCELLDLPTGQGKIAAIFGRAETPDGAVDPSAGKRPTVLYFYGNGGSIVSSLEQMKHFQKLDMNVLVADYPGFGMSPGVASEEACYGAADAVYRYARARPEIDPAKLIVAGWSLGSAVAIDLASKHPCAGLITFSAFTSMAEMGNSQYPIVPLPIIRAILKYRFASEEKIRRVGCPVLIGHSRDDHFVPYRMADRLASAAGGPATRLTTVGSDHSDFFANDSPQIFEAIGKFVHQTLR, from the coding sequence ATGGCCGAATTGACGTTTTCGACGAAGTCGAAACCTAGCGCTCGTCGCCGTATCGCCAGAACCCTTGTCACCATCTTCACGATCCCGTGCGTCATCTATATGGCTCTCCTCACTTACCTCTACTTTAATCAGCGCGCATTGATCTTCCCAGGCTCCCTTAGCCAAAATAAAACGAACGCCCATCTGAGCGTCGCGCCGTCCGGATGCGAGCTGCTGGATCTTCCGACGGGCCAGGGAAAGATCGCCGCCATTTTCGGGCGCGCCGAAACGCCGGACGGCGCTGTGGACCCCAGCGCGGGGAAGCGTCCCACCGTGCTTTATTTCTATGGCAATGGCGGATCAATCGTCAGCAGCCTCGAACAGATGAAGCATTTTCAAAAGCTCGATATGAATGTGCTGGTCGCGGACTATCCAGGGTTTGGAATGAGTCCCGGGGTGGCGTCGGAGGAGGCGTGTTACGGGGCCGCCGACGCCGTCTATCGTTATGCGCGGGCGAGGCCGGAGATCGACCCGGCGAAGCTGATCGTCGCGGGCTGGTCGCTGGGATCCGCAGTTGCGATCGACCTCGCCTCGAAGCACCCCTGCGCGGGGCTCATTACCTTCAGCGCCTTCACCAGCATGGCGGAAATGGGAAATAGCCAGTATCCCATCGTGCCGCTCCCGATCATTCGCGCGATCCTCAAATATCGCTTCGCCAGCGAAGAAAAGATCCGCCGCGTCGGATGCCCGGTGCTGATCGGCCACAGCCGCGACGATCACTTTGTCCCCTATCGGATGGCGGATCGACTGGCCTCGGCCGCCGGCGGTCCGGCGACGCGGCTGACGACCGTCGGCAGCGACCATTCGGACTTCTTCGCCAACGACAGCCCGCAGATCTTCGAGGCGATCGGTAAGTTCGTCCACCAAACTCTCCGCTGA
- the aat gene encoding leucyl/phenylalanyl-tRNA--protein transferase produces MRTDQRPDFIIVDPRDAGEAEVIGMGGAPTVASLLWAYRHGVFPWPVEGYPLLWFCPPARAIIEFADLRVPERLARMKRNAPFSYTIDQAFPEVMRACQAAPRPGQSGTWITEEMLDGYGTLHQRGFAHSVEVWDSCGALVGGLYGVSVDGAFAGESMFHSSANTSKLALLHLIEHLQQRGLDWIDIQMLTPHLVALGAKEVARSEFLDRLERTQTRKLSLFGQG; encoded by the coding sequence ATGCGCACTGATCAACGCCCCGATTTTATCATTGTCGATCCGCGCGACGCCGGCGAAGCGGAAGTCATCGGTATGGGCGGTGCGCCGACGGTGGCGTCGCTTCTCTGGGCGTATCGCCATGGCGTATTCCCCTGGCCGGTGGAAGGTTATCCTTTGCTGTGGTTCTGCCCGCCGGCGCGCGCGATTATTGAGTTCGCGGATCTTCGTGTTCCGGAGCGTTTGGCGCGAATGAAGCGCAATGCTCCCTTCTCCTATACGATCGACCAGGCCTTCCCTGAGGTGATGCGGGCGTGTCAGGCCGCGCCGCGTCCCGGTCAGTCGGGAACCTGGATCACGGAGGAGATGTTGGATGGGTATGGGACGCTTCACCAGCGGGGTTTTGCTCACAGCGTGGAGGTCTGGGATTCGTGCGGAGCGCTCGTGGGCGGTCTGTACGGCGTCTCCGTCGATGGCGCATTCGCGGGCGAGAGCATGTTTCATTCGTCGGCGAATACTTCCAAGCTCGCCCTGCTGCATTTGATCGAACATCTTCAGCAGCGAGGACTCGATTGGATCGATATTCAGATGCTTACGCCGCACCTGGTGGCGCTCGGCGCGAAAGAGGTTGCGCGGAGTGAATTTTTAGACCGCCTGGAGCGGACACAGACCCGCAAGCTGAGCCTGTTCGGCCAGGGCTGA
- a CDS encoding valine--tRNA ligase, producing the protein MEKIYEPKDVEARRYAEWEERGYFHAEPTPGKQKYSITIPPPNVTGSLHMGHALTYTVQDTLGRWKKMSGYTVLILPGTDHAGIATQNVVEKQIAKDGLTRFDLGREKFVEKVWEWKAEYGSRIVSQLKRLGCAFDWQRERFTLDERYADAVLQAFVRFYDAGLIYKGNRLINWCPRCQTVISDIEVEEEDQAGHLWHIRYPFADGSGSVVVATSRPETMLGDSAVAVNPEDERYAGLIGKMIALPLTDRQIPLIADSYASAEFGTGAVKVTPAHDPNDYEAGKRNNLAQITVIGFDGNMTAQAGERYSTMDRYDARNLVVEDLQELGLLEKVEDHPHRVPTCERCHTTIEPLLSDQWFMKMAGTDLVAGAINAAENDSIEFVPDRYKKIYLDWMNGLRDWPLSRQLWWGHRLPVYYRPDGTHVAARNWEEAVERAGTDQLTQEEDVLDTWFSSALWPFATLGWPEKTPDLEYFYPTDVLTTSREILYLWVARMIMTGVEFMGEKPFDQVYIFATVLDKKGRRMSKSAGNGIDPVEMIDKYGTDALRFSLLRLASKGQDIRFSEDRIPESRNFANKLWNAARFVLMYVGDGDSPIAPDIDSYSLPERWILSRLQHTARAVNASLASYDLDDACNALYEFLWNEYCDWFVELCKPALNGEDGAAKERAKFVLVTVLESTLRLLHPVMPFVTEEIWQAIPHKGATICSAFYPQPDEALVDLPAEAGMALLIDSITALRTLRAEFTPGGQENEAARAAILARRFTVTAVAETDSARTTLTDQLSALTNLARLGTVTIENAAPEGARTVATGVAGATFYIPADELLEGVDPVKESARLAAEITKLEKERGGLEGRLNNPQFVERALPEVVEKARADSADLTQRIAKLAARREMLAG; encoded by the coding sequence GTGGAGAAGATTTACGAGCCGAAGGATGTGGAGGCGCGACGATACGCCGAATGGGAGGAGCGAGGGTACTTCCATGCGGAGCCGACGCCGGGAAAACAAAAGTACAGTATTACAATACCGCCGCCAAATGTGACGGGAAGCCTGCATATGGGGCACGCGCTTACCTATACGGTGCAGGATACGCTCGGGCGATGGAAGAAGATGTCCGGGTACACGGTGCTGATTTTGCCGGGGACGGACCATGCGGGAATCGCCACGCAGAACGTGGTGGAGAAGCAGATCGCCAAGGACGGCCTGACGCGCTTTGACCTGGGCCGCGAGAAGTTCGTGGAGAAGGTGTGGGAGTGGAAGGCGGAGTACGGTTCGCGAATCGTCTCGCAGCTCAAGCGCCTCGGATGCGCCTTTGACTGGCAGCGCGAGCGGTTCACTCTGGACGAACGGTACGCCGACGCCGTGCTTCAGGCGTTTGTGCGCTTCTATGACGCCGGGTTGATTTATAAGGGTAATCGGCTGATCAACTGGTGTCCGCGCTGTCAGACGGTAATTTCGGACATTGAGGTGGAGGAAGAGGATCAGGCGGGGCATCTCTGGCATATCCGCTATCCCTTCGCCGACGGCTCGGGGTCGGTGGTCGTGGCGACATCGCGTCCGGAAACCATGCTCGGCGATAGCGCCGTGGCGGTGAATCCGGAGGATGAGCGCTACGCGGGCTTGATCGGCAAGATGATCGCGCTGCCGCTGACGGATCGGCAAATCCCGCTAATCGCGGACAGCTACGCCTCGGCGGAGTTCGGCACGGGCGCCGTGAAGGTGACGCCGGCGCACGACCCGAACGACTATGAGGCCGGCAAGCGCAATAACCTCGCGCAAATCACGGTGATTGGGTTCGACGGCAATATGACCGCCCAGGCCGGCGAGCGTTACAGCACAATGGATCGCTATGACGCGCGTAATTTGGTGGTGGAAGATCTGCAAGAGTTGGGTTTGCTGGAGAAGGTGGAGGACCACCCGCACCGCGTGCCGACCTGCGAGCGCTGCCACACGACGATCGAGCCGCTGCTCTCCGACCAGTGGTTTATGAAGATGGCGGGCACGGATTTGGTGGCGGGCGCGATCAACGCCGCCGAGAACGACAGCATCGAGTTCGTGCCGGATCGCTATAAGAAGATCTATCTGGACTGGATGAACGGCCTGCGCGACTGGCCGCTCTCCCGACAGCTCTGGTGGGGCCACCGTCTGCCGGTCTACTATCGGCCCGATGGAACCCATGTGGCCGCCCGTAACTGGGAAGAAGCCGTGGAGCGCGCGGGGACGGATCAACTGACGCAGGAAGAGGATGTGCTTGACACCTGGTTCTCGTCGGCGCTCTGGCCCTTCGCCACGCTCGGCTGGCCGGAAAAGACTCCAGACCTAGAATATTTCTACCCCACGGATGTGCTGACGACCTCGCGCGAGATCCTGTACCTCTGGGTGGCGCGCATGATCATGACCGGCGTCGAGTTCATGGGCGAAAAGCCGTTCGATCAGGTCTATATCTTCGCGACGGTGCTGGACAAGAAGGGTCGGCGTATGTCGAAGTCGGCTGGCAACGGCATCGACCCGGTGGAGATGATCGACAAGTACGGCACGGACGCCCTGCGTTTCTCCTTGCTGCGCCTGGCGTCCAAGGGCCAGGATATCCGTTTCAGCGAGGACCGCATCCCCGAGTCGCGCAACTTCGCGAATAAACTCTGGAACGCGGCCCGCTTCGTGCTGATGTATGTGGGCGATGGCGATTCGCCCATCGCCCCCGACATTGATTCCTACTCGCTGCCGGAGCGCTGGATTCTCAGCCGTCTCCAGCACACGGCGCGCGCCGTGAACGCGTCGCTCGCGAGCTACGACCTGGACGACGCCTGCAACGCGCTCTATGAGTTCCTCTGGAACGAATACTGCGACTGGTTCGTGGAGCTCTGCAAACCGGCGCTGAACGGCGAAGACGGCGCGGCGAAGGAGCGCGCGAAGTTCGTGCTGGTGACAGTGCTGGAAAGCACCCTGCGTCTTCTTCATCCGGTAATGCCGTTCGTGACCGAGGAGATCTGGCAGGCCATCCCGCACAAGGGCGCCACGATCTGCTCCGCCTTCTATCCTCAGCCGGACGAAGCCCTGGTGGACCTTCCGGCCGAAGCGGGTATGGCGCTGCTGATCGACAGCATCACCGCGCTTCGCACGCTGCGCGCCGAGTTCACTCCCGGCGGACAGGAAAACGAAGCCGCCCGCGCCGCCATCCTCGCGCGCCGGTTCACGGTCACGGCGGTCGCCGAGACTGACAGCGCCCGCACGACCCTCACAGATCAGCTAAGCGCGCTTACCAATCTCGCTCGTCTGGGAACCGTGACCATCGAGAATGCGGCGCCCGAAGGGGCGCGCACCGTAGCGACCGGCGTCGCCGGCGCGACGTTCTACATTCCCGCCGATGAGCTGCTCGAAGGCGTCGATCCCGTGAAAGAGTCGGCCCGCCTTGCTGCGGAGATCACCAAGCTCGAAAAAGAGCGAGGCGGATTGGAAGGACGGCTGAACAACCCGCAGTTCGTGGAGCGCGCCCTGCCCGAAGTCGTGGAAAAAGCCCGCGCCGATTCCGCCGACCTCACCCAGCGCATCGCCAAACTCGCCGCCCGCCGCGAGATGCTGGCGGGATAG
- a CDS encoding MDR family MFS transporter, whose protein sequence is MATTLEQSKLRAPAAPKPVAAGLNPYRWIILMAVLTGAFLELLDTTSVNVALRQMAGNFGATTDEIGWVATGYILSNVIVLPLTAWLSSVFGRRGYLTASILLFTLASFLCGASHTLGQLIFWRIIQGAGGAALLSTAQAALREVFPADQQGMIQSFYIVVIVLGPTVGPAFGGWITDNYSWQWIFWSKAPLGLVAAFLVWRFLSDSPHKAQTGGVDWAGIGLLTVGLGSLQYVLEEGQRYDWFDDIWIVRLTITAFVSLIAFVVWELWATNKQPVVNLRVLKHRALTAGCVLLFIGGAGIYAGSFLMPLFVQSILGFSPTEAGLLFLPAGVVTIFGTLLAGRLLNGANPLVKPPVLIALGLIGFSFSQWLLGHLSPQSGTPDIEVGLMLRGAGMGFLFTPITVASLSSLKGAEIPQGAGLTNLFRQLGGSFGIAIINAYVTSQTAGHRADLVGFIFSGNPALLDRVAATSHYLVTKGMSITSAHNSALGIIENTVQRQASTMAYDDAFLLLAAAFAFALPALLLFRQAKAQGAAAAPIDAGH, encoded by the coding sequence ATGGCGACCACATTGGAACAATCAAAGTTACGCGCTCCGGCCGCCCCGAAGCCAGTGGCGGCGGGTCTGAACCCCTATCGATGGATCATCCTGATGGCGGTCCTCACCGGGGCGTTTCTGGAGCTGCTCGACACCACCAGCGTCAACGTCGCCTTGCGGCAGATGGCGGGGAACTTCGGCGCGACGACTGATGAGATCGGCTGGGTGGCGACGGGGTATATCCTCTCCAACGTCATCGTTCTACCGCTCACCGCCTGGCTGTCCTCGGTGTTTGGGAGACGCGGATATCTTACGGCGTCGATTTTACTATTCACGCTCGCGTCGTTCCTGTGCGGAGCGTCGCATACTCTCGGACAGCTCATTTTCTGGCGCATTATCCAGGGCGCCGGCGGCGCGGCGCTTCTCTCCACGGCGCAGGCCGCGCTGCGTGAGGTCTTCCCGGCGGACCAGCAAGGAATGATCCAGTCATTCTACATCGTCGTGATTGTCCTGGGGCCAACCGTCGGCCCGGCGTTCGGCGGCTGGATCACGGATAACTACTCATGGCAATGGATCTTCTGGAGCAAGGCCCCGCTGGGACTGGTCGCGGCGTTTCTCGTCTGGCGCTTCCTGAGCGACTCGCCGCACAAAGCGCAAACCGGCGGCGTGGACTGGGCCGGGATCGGGCTGCTCACCGTGGGACTGGGATCACTCCAATATGTCCTGGAGGAAGGGCAGCGCTACGATTGGTTTGACGATATCTGGATCGTGCGCCTCACTATCACCGCCTTCGTATCGCTTATCGCCTTTGTGGTCTGGGAGTTGTGGGCGACCAACAAGCAGCCGGTCGTAAACCTGCGCGTGCTCAAGCACCGGGCGCTGACGGCGGGATGTGTGCTTCTCTTTATTGGCGGCGCGGGGATTTACGCGGGATCGTTCCTGATGCCGCTCTTTGTCCAAAGCATTCTGGGTTTCTCCCCCACCGAGGCCGGCCTGCTTTTCTTACCGGCGGGGGTTGTGACGATCTTTGGAACGCTGCTGGCGGGCCGACTTTTGAACGGGGCGAACCCTCTCGTCAAGCCGCCCGTCCTGATCGCGCTAGGCCTAATCGGCTTCAGCTTCTCGCAGTGGCTCCTCGGGCACCTGTCGCCACAGAGCGGAACACCCGACATTGAGGTGGGCCTGATGCTGCGCGGAGCGGGAATGGGCTTCCTGTTCACCCCGATTACGGTCGCTTCGCTCAGCAGCTTGAAGGGCGCGGAGATCCCACAGGGCGCGGGTTTGACAAACCTGTTTCGGCAGCTGGGCGGCAGCTTCGGGATCGCGATCATCAATGCATACGTAACCAGCCAAACCGCCGGCCACCGCGCGGACCTGGTCGGGTTTATCTTCTCAGGCAATCCAGCCCTCTTGGACCGAGTCGCCGCGACGTCGCACTACCTGGTCACGAAGGGGATGAGCATCACCAGCGCCCATAACAGCGCGCTGGGAATTATCGAAAACACGGTGCAGCGCCAGGCGTCCACGATGGCGTACGACGATGCGTTCCTTCTGCTCGCCGCCGCTTTCGCCTTCGCGCTGCCGGCGCTGCTTCTCTTCCGGCAGGCAAAAGCGCAAGGCGCCGCCGCCGCGCCGATCGACGCCGGCCACTAA
- a CDS encoding DNA cytosine methyltransferase, translated as MMRPIAVDLFAGAGGMSLGFEQAGFDILAAVEHDPVHCATHEYNFPDCAIICKSVTTTTGLEIRENSDIGNADIDVVFGGPPCQGVSLMGKRALDDPRNELMLHFVRLVAELNPKYFVMENVKGLTIGKHKGILTEVITQLQASGYEVEADYKVLNAAEYGVPQDRRRLFLFGCRRGFQLPKYPLPVTRSAVPSNQLKLNGMELPVGPTVWDAIQDLPEAENYPQLLDRDWVTAPHGKPSNYAAPLRWQTDPQNYSYERLYHPELLTSSMRTVHTNLSIDRFSAAPPGTIEPISRFPKLSPTGICNTLRAGTGADRGAYTSPRPIHPTTPRCITVREAARLHSYPDWFRFHFTKWHGFRQIGNSVPPNLARAVGSSIISALNIQPQKPMGIVLPGDLKLLGFTLSEAANYYGTDRKAMGSRTRISNNPNKLQSKLQELDSTGPTLNAQKFSNDNLIPIMAIA; from the coding sequence ATGATGCGGCCTATTGCTGTTGACTTATTTGCCGGAGCAGGTGGGATGAGTTTAGGTTTTGAGCAGGCGGGATTTGATATCCTAGCTGCAGTTGAACACGATCCCGTTCATTGTGCAACACATGAATATAATTTTCCCGATTGTGCAATTATATGTAAAAGTGTAACAACTACTACAGGGTTGGAAATTCGAGAGAACTCAGACATTGGAAATGCGGATATAGATGTCGTATTTGGTGGGCCGCCATGCCAAGGTGTATCGCTTATGGGAAAGCGGGCGTTAGACGATCCTAGAAATGAGCTCATGCTGCATTTTGTGCGTCTCGTAGCCGAGTTAAATCCTAAGTATTTTGTAATGGAAAACGTAAAAGGACTGACAATAGGAAAGCATAAAGGTATTCTTACTGAAGTTATAACCCAACTACAAGCTTCGGGGTATGAAGTTGAAGCGGATTACAAAGTGTTAAATGCTGCTGAATATGGAGTACCACAAGATAGGAGAAGGCTATTTTTGTTTGGATGCCGTCGAGGTTTCCAATTACCAAAATATCCTTTACCAGTTACACGATCGGCGGTGCCTAGCAATCAACTTAAACTTAATGGAATGGAGTTGCCTGTAGGGCCAACTGTCTGGGATGCTATTCAGGATTTACCTGAGGCAGAGAATTACCCCCAATTACTTGATAGAGATTGGGTAACTGCTCCCCATGGCAAGCCTAGCAATTACGCTGCCCCTTTAAGATGGCAGACCGACCCTCAAAATTATTCCTATGAACGATTGTATCACCCTGAATTGCTAACTTCAAGTATGCGTACGGTTCATACAAATCTTTCTATTGATCGTTTTTCGGCGGCGCCTCCAGGCACCATAGAACCAATAAGTCGTTTCCCAAAGCTTTCGCCAACTGGGATATGTAATACACTACGTGCAGGAACGGGGGCTGATAGGGGGGCATACACATCTCCCAGACCAATTCACCCAACAACTCCACGTTGCATAACAGTGCGTGAAGCTGCACGACTACATTCTTATCCCGACTGGTTTCGATTTCATTTTACCAAATGGCATGGTTTCCGTCAAATAGGTAACTCTGTACCACCAAATCTAGCGCGCGCAGTTGGGTCGTCAATAATATCGGCTCTAAATATTCAGCCACAAAAACCTATGGGGATAGTTCTGCCTGGAGACTTAAAGCTCTTAGGATTTACATTATCCGAAGCAGCAAATTATTATGGAACAGATCGAAAAGCAATGGGGTCTAGAACGAGAATTTCAAACAACCCAAACAAATTACAATCAAAACTACAAGAATTAGATTCTACCGGGCCTACGTTGAATGCACAAAAATTCTCTAACGACAATCTGATCCCAATTATGGCAATTGCTTAA